In the Deltaproteobacteria bacterium genome, one interval contains:
- a CDS encoding FIST C-terminal domain-containing protein, which yields MPTTVASALSKGTAREAAASLAKDLSQKLGGAKPAFAIAFASTAQPLDQLMPALREALGAPVWLGISTAGEFTEGGDVKGAVAALAVAGDYAVRAGMGKNLKADPVGAVTTAAAALPASLPGYAHRTVLMLVDPLSGRGEEAVLVAAGILGDSARLAGGAAGDDLAMKSTHVALDGTVASDAVVLAAIYSHKPLGVGVQHGHLPVSRPLKVTKASGSTVSTIEGRPAWDVWVEATKDAATKAGIDANKLPAADVGAFLLRYEAGLATGSTFKIRAPLSKAADGSLSFACGVPEGSVIQITESEPGRQVSSAREAARRARAQMGGGACAGAIVFDCICRNLILGNRFADAVSAMGSELGGAPFAGFETYGEIALDAGELSGFHNTTTVVLTFPRD from the coding sequence ATGCCGACCACCGTCGCCTCTGCGCTGTCGAAGGGAACCGCTCGGGAAGCCGCCGCGTCGCTGGCCAAGGACCTCAGCCAGAAGCTGGGTGGCGCCAAGCCGGCCTTCGCCATCGCGTTCGCCTCGACCGCGCAGCCGCTCGACCAGCTCATGCCGGCGCTGCGCGAGGCCCTGGGCGCGCCGGTGTGGCTCGGCATCTCGACTGCGGGCGAGTTCACCGAGGGCGGCGACGTGAAGGGCGCCGTGGCGGCGCTGGCCGTCGCAGGCGACTACGCGGTGCGCGCCGGGATGGGCAAGAACCTCAAGGCCGATCCGGTGGGCGCAGTGACCACGGCGGCGGCGGCGCTGCCTGCGTCGCTGCCCGGCTACGCGCACCGCACGGTGCTCATGCTCGTGGATCCGCTCTCGGGTCGCGGCGAAGAGGCGGTGCTGGTGGCTGCGGGCATCCTCGGCGACTCCGCGCGCCTCGCGGGCGGCGCGGCCGGCGACGACCTGGCGATGAAGTCGACGCACGTGGCCCTCGACGGCACCGTGGCCTCCGACGCGGTGGTGCTCGCGGCCATCTACTCCCACAAGCCGCTGGGCGTCGGTGTTCAGCACGGGCACCTCCCCGTCTCGCGGCCGCTCAAGGTCACCAAGGCCTCGGGCAGCACGGTGAGCACCATCGAGGGCCGCCCGGCCTGGGACGTGTGGGTCGAGGCCACCAAGGACGCGGCCACCAAGGCGGGCATCGACGCCAACAAGCTCCCCGCAGCCGACGTCGGCGCGTTCCTGCTGCGCTACGAGGCCGGCCTGGCCACGGGCTCGACGTTCAAGATCCGCGCGCCGCTCTCCAAGGCCGCCGACGGCTCGCTCAGCTTCGCCTGCGGCGTGCCCGAGGGCTCTGTCATCCAGATCACCGAGAGCGAGCCTGGGCGCCAGGTCTCCAGCGCCCGCGAGGCCGCGCGCCGCGCGCGTGCACAGATGGGCGGCGGCGCGTGCGCCGGGGCCATCGTCTTCGACTGCATCTGCCGCAACCTCATCCTCGGCAACCGCTTCGCCGACGCGGTGAGCGCCATGGGCAGCGAGCTCGGGGGAGCTCCGTTCGCCGGCTTCGAGACCTACGGTGAGATCGCGCTGGACGCGGGCGAGCTCTCCGGGTTCCACAACACCACCACGGTGGTGCTCACCTTCCCCCGAGACTGA